A single region of the Zea mays cultivar B73 unplaced genomic scaffold, Zm-B73-REFERENCE-NAM-5.0 scaffold_375, whole genome shotgun sequence genome encodes:
- the LOC118475011 gene encoding DNA polymerase eta-like: MGLSAIRISSDTSAFPYTHRRGHRFAIRISCIISETFRLGLPSVRWFVMGDDDTVFFPDNLLTVLNKFDNRQPYYIGSLSESYLQNIYFSYGMAYGGGGFAISRPLAEHLTLKYALWLSSNIVLQSAFKDPRPHNGSVTILARPSPTPPITNRSSTEKVIICFTTIEQRRNPTLRGQPTAVVQYNGWKGGGLIAISYEARGFGVKRSMRGDEAKRVCSGINLVQVPVARGKADLNLYRSAGAEVVAILASKGKCERASIDEVYLDLTDAAKEMLLQAPPDSPEGIFMEAAKSNILGLPADASEKEKNVRAWLCQSEADYQDKLLPCGAIIVAQLRVRVLEETQFTCSAGIAHNKMLAKLVSGMHKPAQQTVVPSSSVQDLLASLPVKKMKQLGGKLGSSLQDDLGVETIGDLLSFTEEKLQEQYGVNTGTWLWKTARGISGEEVEDRLLPKSHGCGKTFPGPRALKYSASVSLLFSCSHGMVAAFARAAWLKEYHEKVSMTLNILADLSPLFTWNTKQVFVFVAAECETPQDAFIQPPTIVHKSMSFLLGTIVQSHEIATCLRVVVMMPYSFSLGLQLTLRVVADAYSGFGK, from the exons ATGGGGCTCTCGGCCATCAGGATCTCGTCTGACACATCCGCCTTCCCCTACACGCACCGCCGCGGCCACCGCTTCGCCATCCGCATCTCCTGCATCATCTCCGAGACGTTCCGCCTCGGCCTCCCCAGCGTGCGCTGGTTCGTCATGGGCGACGACGACACCGTCTTCTTCCCGGACAACCTCCTCACCGtgctcaacaagttcgacaaccGCCAGCCCTACTACATCGGCTCCCTCTCCGAGAGCTACCTGCAGAACATCTACTTTTCCTACGGGATGGCGTACGGCGGCGGCGGCTTCGCCATCAGCCGGCCATTGGCCGAGCACCTCACGCTCAAGTACGCATTGTGGCTCAGCTCCAACATTGTGCTGCAGTCTGCGTTCAAGGACCCCAGACCCCACAACGG GTCTGTGACCATCCTTGCCCGTCCCTCTCCCACCCCGCCCATCACCAACCGTTCTTCGACCGAAAAAGTGATCATCTGCTTTACCACAATCGAGCAACGGAGGAACCCGACGCTCAGGGGACAGCCAACCGCCGTGGTGCAGTACAACGGCTGGAAAGGCGGTGGCTTGATTGCCATCAGCTACGAGGCTCGTGGATTTGGTGTGAAGAG GTCCATGCGCGGAGATGAGGCCAAGAGGGTCTGTTCTGGTATTAATCTTGTTCAGGTCCCAGTGGCACGTGGCAAGGCTGACCTTAATCTTTACAGAAGTGCTGGTGCTGAG GTTGTTGCAATCCTTGCAAGCAAAGGGAAGTGCGAGCGGGCATCCATCGACGAAGTTTATCTTGACCTTACTGATGCAGCAAAGGAAATGCTCTTACAAGCTCCCCCAGATTCACCAGAGGGGATTTTTATGGAGGCAGCAAAGTCAAATATCTTGGGCCTTCCGGCT GATGCCAGCGAGAAGGAAAAGAATGTGAGGGCATGGCTTTGTCAATCAGAAGCTGATTACCAGGACAAGTTACTGCCATGTGGAGCTATAATTGTTGCACAGTTACGAGTCAGAGTTCTAGAGGAAACCCAATTCACATGCTCTGCTGGGATTGCTCACAATAAG ATGTTAGCTAAACTTGTCAGTGGAATGCACAAGCCTGCTCAGCAAACAGTTGTCCCTTCTTCATCAGTTCAAGACTTACTAGCATCACTACCTGTGAAAAAGAT GAAACAACTTGGTGGTAAGCTTGGAAGTTCCTTGCAGGATGATCTTGGGGTTGAGACTATTGGTGATCTCCTAAGTTTTACAGAGGAAAAATTACAAGAGCAGTATGGAGTAAATACTGG AACTTGGTTATGGAAGACTGCCAGGGGCATTAGCGGGGAAGAAGTTGAGGACCGTCTTCTCCCAAAGAGTCACGGGTGTGGAAAGACATTTCCTGGCCCAAGAGCACTGAAGTACAGTGCTTCTGTATCTTTATT GTTCTCTTGCAGCCACGGGATGGTGGCGGCCTTCGCGCGGGCAGCGTGGCTCAAGGAGTACCACGAGAAG GTTAGCATGACGCTGAACATTTTGGCCGACCTTTCACCTCTTTTCACGTGGAACACAAAACAG GTGTTTGTTTTTGTGGCAGCAGAGTGTGAGACTCCACAGGATGCTTTTATTCAA CCTCCAACAATTGTCCataaaagcatgagttttctgctTGGGACTATAGTGCAATCTCATGAAATTGCCACTTGCTTGAGGGTTGTAGTAATGATGCCATATAGCTTTTCTCTTGGTCTTCAACTTACATTGAGAGTTGTTGCAGATGCATATAGTGGTTTTGGAAAGTGA